In one Myripristis murdjan chromosome 5, fMyrMur1.1, whole genome shotgun sequence genomic region, the following are encoded:
- the top1a gene encoding DNA topoisomerase I, like gives MSGDHSHNDDRIDCGSRVNDSHKHKDKYKDKEHKHKDHKKDKEREKSKHGSSDHKDSSDKKHRDKEREKMKHKDGSTDKHKHKDKEKRKEEKMKSIDGKIKKEKENGFASPPHMKSEPEDDFYHSPKHEKSLKRERDDDNDSEFKPKKIKTENDKKAKKRKQQDDDDEDIKPKKTKNKKGEVTDGKKKGKKEPEEKWKWWEEERYTDGSKWRFLEHKGPVFAPPYEPVPSNVKFYYDGKHMRLSPQAEEVATFFAKMLDHDYTTKDIFRKNFFKDWRKEMTSEEKATITDLKKCNFAEMNEYFKAQSEARKAMSKEEKLKIKEENERILQEYGFCIMDNHKERIANFRIEPPGLFRGRGDHPKMGMLKRRIRPEDIIINCSKDSKHPKPPPGTKWKEVRHDNKVTWLVSWTENIQGSIKYIMLNPSSRIKGEKDWQKYETARRLKSCVDRLRAQYRDDWKSKEMRIRQRAVALYFIDKLALRAGNEKEEGETADTVGCCSLRVEHIKLYPEKDGQEYVVEFDFLGKDSIRYYNKVPVEKRVYKNLQLFMENKEPDDDLFDRLNTSILNKHLQELMDGLTAKVFRTYNASITLQQQLKELTSPDENIPAKILSYNRANRAVAILCNHQRAPPKTFEKSMQNLQTKIDAKKDQLSDARRELKSAKADAKVRRDEKSKKAVETKKKAVQRIEEQLMKLEVQATDREENKQIALGTSKLNYLDPRISVAWCKKWGIPIEKIYNKTQREKFAWAIDMADEDFEF, from the exons ATGAGTGGGGATCATTCCCACAACGACGACCGG ATTGACTGCGGCTCTCGGGTCAATG ATTCTCACAAGCATAAGGACAAGTACAAGGACaaggaacacaaacacaaggacCACAAGAAGGATAAGGAACGAGAGAAATCAAAGCATGGCAGCAG TGACCACAAGGACTCCtctgacaaaaaacacagagacaaggagagggaaaagatgAAGCACAAAGATGgcagcacagacaaacacaagcacaaggacaaagagaagaggaaggaggagaag atgaAGTCTATAGATGGCAagatcaaaaaagaaaaagagaatggTTTTGCCAG tcCTCCACATATGAAGTCTGAGCCTGAGGATGACTTTTACCACTCTCCTAAACATGAGAAGTCTCTGAAGAGAGAACGCGATGATGATAATGA CTCTGAATTCAAGCCTAAGAAAATAAAGACCGAGAATGATAAGAAggccaaaaaaaggaaacaacaagatgatgatgatgag gatattAAGCCCAAAAAGACGAAAAACAAGAAAGGAGAAGTCactgatggaaaaaagaaaggaaagaaagaaccCGAAGAGAAGTGGAAATG gtgggaggaggagagatacACAGATGGCTCCAAATGGAGGTTTTTGGAGCACAAGGGGCCAGTGTTTGCACCACCTTATGAGCCCGTTCCCAGCAATGTCAAGTTCTACTATGATG GTAAGCATATGAGGCTCAGCCCACAAGCTGAAGAGGTTGCCACCTTCTTTGCCAAAATGTTGGACCATGACTACACCACCAAGGACATCTTCCGGAAAAACTTTTTCAAAGACTGGAGGAAG GAAATGACTTCAGAAGAAAAGGCCACGATCACAGACCTGAAGAAGTGTAACTTCGCTGAGATGAACGAATACTTCAAGGCACAGTCTGAGGCCAGGAAGGCTATGtcaaaggaagaaaaactg AAAATCAAAGAAGAGAATGAGCGAATCCTACAGGAGTATGGCTTCTGCATCATGGACAACCACAAAGAGCGTATTGCTAACTTCCGCATTGAGCCCCCTGGCCTGTTCCGTGGCCGTGGCGACCATCCCAAAATGGGAATGCTGAAACGTCGTATCAGGCCTGAGGACATCATCATAAACTGCAGCAA AGACTCCAAGCACCCCAAGCCTCCCCCAGGTACCAAATGGAAGGAGGTTCGTCATGACAACAAGGTGACTTGGCTGGTGTCGTGGACGGAGAACATCCAAGGCTCtatcaaatacatcatgctgaACCCCAGCTCTAGGATCAAG GGAGAGAAGGATTGGCAGAAGTATGAGACAGCCCGCAGACTAAAGTCTTGTGTGGATCGTCTGAGGGCCCAGTACCGTGACGACTGGAAGTCCAAAGAGATGAGGATCCGACAGAGGGCTGTGGCACTCTACTTCATTGACAAG CTGGCTCTGAGAGCGGGTAatgaaaaggaggaaggagagactGCGGACACCGTGGGCTGCTGCTCGCTCAGAGTTGAACACATCAAGCTCTACCCAGAGAAGGATGGTCAGGAGTATGTGGTGGAGTTTGACTTCCTGGGTAAAGACTCAATCCGCTACTACAACAAAGTCCCTGTGGAGAAGAGG gTATACAAGAATCTTCAGTTGTTCATGGAGAACAAAGAGCCTGATGATGACCTGTTTGACCGTCTGAAT ACCTCCATTCTGAACAAGCATCTTCAGGAGCTGATGGACGGTCTGACGGCCAAAGTTTTCCGTACCTATAATGCCTCGATcaccctgcagcagcagctgaaggagctcaCCAGTC CGGATGAAAACATTCCAGCCAAGATCTTGTCCTACAACAGGGCTAACAGAGCTGTGGCCATCCTGTGCAACCATCAGAGGGCTCCACCCAAAACCTTTGAGAAGTCTATGCAGAACCTGCAGACTAAG ATTGATGCTAAAAAGGACCAGCTTTCTGATGCCAGAAGAGAACTGAAGAGCGCCAAGGCTGATGCCAAAGTACGGAGAGATGAGAAATCCAAAAA AGCTGTGGAGACCAAGAAGAAGGCCGTTCAGAGGATAGAGGAGCAGCTGATGAAGCTGGAGGTGCAGGCGACTGATCGTGAGGAGAACAAGCAAATTGCCCTCGGCACTTCCAAGCTCAACTACCTGGACCCTCGCATCTCTGTGGCTTG GTGTAAGAAGTGGGGGATTCCCATCGAGAAGATCTATAACAAAACCCAGCGTGAAAAGTTTGCTTGGGCTATTGACATGGCAGACGAAGACTTTGAATTCTAA
- the zhx3a gene encoding zinc fingers and homeoboxes protein 3 isoform X1 — protein sequence MASKRKSTVPCMIPSKSKHVREEIILGCLPELLPTIPEDSILSISGEDSGHFSQNSSKSEGGNEKQKGGTYSCATCHFESRDLNYFLDHMHNCHLDFRAQPTFYCLNCGVSVVRFEALALHNAKAHPGIMEGLITASLHVNKRDGLTTVEQSLFTDSGEDYTESGISLTKTPIAKMMKAKGEHKKIVVSHTVEVRRIDTGKDVDPSMLTNVPELQNGALSVSGAPAMPRTTVSHMITTTVSNQVFHQHTPSLYSSPSSDSNKDLPKVMIPLSSIPTYDAAMDTSSFLKTSFGKFPYPTKAELCYLTVVSEFPEEQIKLWFTAQRLKQGISWSPEEIEEARRKMFNTVFQGGAPQKQASAQRHVNHIVTHHTVTAHPAQSGPMGPNYQMAKVPYGSLKGRPTGIMVTQANMSTNPQVTRVSYSTPVIPPKFPSVVRTTQVLTKSIQPTIEPDKSNGLGLDMAGSSGCVSSTSSSRSSSSSSSCSSSSSISSYSSSSNGGETVTRRPVHNSSPTNSINSIATCSTNISNNDEHCIANNNGKPNVKSNSIPIGLEGSNHNKSKVIINNSNTSKSDITCNNHNNSAISPQEQSQATKADDDRNNYIHKTNNSSISDCPSTTCNDNVPNLNHASKSPNESTSTTVITKSSSSNSSILDEGKCNKDFPIKGMSILQQLIKEEDPIVGDQNSPEMKVDPIKINLKRLKMTEPETRSGSEMVPSELKPEMAEVPTSQPSFSPPWGKKTTQQVHILRQVFSSTRWPSSQQYEELSVRTGLPKSEVVRWFSDSRYSHKNGHLQWLESYQRLPADSEEVKVHGDTEAEALKDPLMAQRKPLEQDMNKQPEGEAGLNSEQRVVWQDSYSPLLGPVGSEETGERGKAEESVQPGALQDPWSERVDDQQQPMTSQSFMEQQTEANQARDRMRMELLEV from the exons ATGGCCAGCAAGAGGAAATCCACTGTACCATGCATGATACCATCCAAATCCAAACATGTGCGTGAGGAAATTATACTGGGCTGTCTACCAGAACTCCTACCAACCATCCCGGAGGACAGCATACTCAGTATCTCTGGAGAAGACTCTGGCCATTTCTCCCAAAACTCCTCCAAATCAGAGGGTGGCAATGAGAAGCAGAAAGGGGGCACATACAGCTGTGCCACCTGCCATTTTGAGTCCAGAGACCTGAACTACTTTTTGGATCACATGCACAACTGCCACTTAGACTTCAGGGCCCAGCCCACCTTTTACTGCCTGAACTGTGGGGTGTCAGTCGTCCGCTTTGAGGCCCTGGCTCTGCATAATGCTAAAGCCCATCCTGGCATCATGGAGGGCTTGATCACTGCCTCCCTACATGTCAACAAGAGGGATGGGTTGACCACTGTGGAGCAAAGTCTCTTCACAGACAGTGGAGAGGACTACACAGAATCTGGGATCTCCCTCACTAAAACACCAATCGCAAAGATGATGAAAGCCAAGGGGGAGCACAAAAAAATAGTGGTTTCCCACACTGTAGAGGTACGGAGGATAGACACTGGAAAGGATGTAGACCCCAGCATGCTGACAAATGTGCCTGAACTCCAAAACGGGGCTCTCAGTGTTTCTGGTGCCCCAGCTATGCCGAGGACCACTGTCTCTCACATGATTACGACGACAGTGTCCAATCAAGTCTTTCACCAGCACACTCCCTCCCTTtactcctccccctcctctgatTCCAATAAGGACCTTCCAAAGGTGATGATCCCCCTTAGCAGCATCCCCACCTATGATGCCGCCATGGACACCAGCAGCTTTCTCAAGACTTCCTTTGGCAAGTTCCCCTACCCTACCAAAGCCGAACTCTGCTATCTAACAGTGGTATCTGAGTTCCCTGAAGAGCAGATCAAACTGTGGTTTACTGCCCAGAGGCTCAAGCAGGGCATAAGCTGGTCTCCCGAGGAGATTGAAGAGGCCAGGAGGAAGATGTTTAACACCGTCTTCCAGGGTGGAGCACCCCAAAAACAGGCCTCTGCACAAAGGCACGTCAATCATATTGTAACCCACCACACTGTCACTGCCCATCCTGCCCAATCAGGCCCAATGGGACCAAATTACCAGATGGCCAAAGTTCCCTATGGCAGTTTGAAAGGTAGGCCTACTGGGATTATGGTCACACAGGCTAACATGTCAACCAACCCCCAGGTCACTAGGGTCTCATATTCTACCCCGGTAATCCCTCCAAAGTTTCCATCTGTAGTCAGAACAACACAGGTACTGACCAAGAGTATTCAACCCACCATTGAGCCAGACAAGAGCAATGGCCTCGGCCTCGACATGGCTGGAAGCAGTGGTTGTGTCAGTAGCACCAGCAGCAGTCgaagcagcagtagcagcagtagttgcagtagtagcagcagcatcagcagttATTCCAGTAGTAGTAATGGTGGTGAAACTGTCACCCGGAGACCTGTGCATAACAGCAGCCCAACCAACAGCATCAACAGCATTGCCACTTGCTCTACCAACATTAGCAATAATGATGAGCACTGCATTGCTAACAACAATGGCAAACCAAATGTCAAAAGCAACAGTATACCGATAGGACTGGAGGGTTCCAACCATAACAAGAGTAAAGTGATCATCAATAACTCCAACACCAGCAAATCCGACATCACCTGTAACAATCATAACAACAGCGCCATCAGTCCACAAGAGCAATCCCAGGCCACAAAGGCCGATGACGATCGCAACAACTATATTCACAAAACCAACAACAGCAGTATTAGCGACTGCCCCAGCACTACATGTAACGACAATGTCCCTAACCTGAATCATGCCAGCAAATCTCCAAATGAAAGCACCAGCACCACTGTCATtaccaaaagcagcagcagcaactcaTCCATTTTGGATGAGGGTAAATGCAACAAGGACTTTCCCATAAAAGGCATGTCAATCTTACAGCAACTCATTAAGGAAGAGGACCCCATTGTGGGCGACCAAAACAGTCCAGAGATGAAAGTTGACCCCATCAAGATCAACCTGAAAAGGCTGAAGATGACCGAACCAGAGACAAGGTCCGGCTCTGAGATGGTTCCTTCAGAGCTTAAGCCAGAGATGGCGGAGGTGCCTACTTCTCAGCCATCCTTCTCACCCCCCTGGGGCAAGAAGACCACCCAGCAGGTGCACATCCTCCGGCAGGTCTTCTCCAGCACCCGCTGGCCCAGCAGCCAGCAGTACGAGGAGTTGAGTGTCCGCACAGGCCTGCCCAAGTCAGAGGTGGTGCGCTGGTTCAGTGACAGCCGTTACAGCCACAAGAATGGACACCTTCAGTGGCTGGAGAGCTATCAGCGTCTGCCTGCGGATTCAGAGGAAGTGAAGGTTCATGGAGACACTGAAGCTGAGGCACTGAAGGACCCTCTGATGGCTCAGAGGAAACCCTTGGAGCAAGACATGAACAAGCAGCCTGAGGGAGAAGCAGGACTGAACTCAGAACAGCGTGTTGTATGGCAGGATTCATACTCGCCGCTACTTGGTCCAGTGGGGTCAGAGGAGACCGGAGAGCGAGGGAAAGCTGAGGAGTCAGTGCAACCGGGAGCTTTGCAGGATCCCTGGTCAGAGAGAGTGGACGACCAACAGCAGCCAATGACCAGTCAGTCCTTCATGGAGCAACAGACTGAGGCCAATCAGGCCAG GGATCGCATGAggatggagctgctggaggtgtGA
- the zhx3a gene encoding zinc fingers and homeoboxes protein 3 isoform X2, whose translation MASKRKSTVPCMIPSKSKHVREEIILGCLPELLPTIPEDSILSISGEDSGHFSQNSSKSEGGNEKQKGGTYSCATCHFESRDLNYFLDHMHNCHLDFRAQPTFYCLNCGVSVVRFEALALHNAKAHPGIMEGLITASLHVNKRDGLTTVEQSLFTDSGEDYTESGISLTKTPIAKMMKAKGEHKKIVVSHTVEVRRIDTGKDVDPSMLTNVPELQNGALSVSGAPAMPRTTVSHMITTTVSNQVFHQHTPSLYSSPSSDSNKDLPKVMIPLSSIPTYDAAMDTSSFLKTSFGKFPYPTKAELCYLTVVSEFPEEQIKLWFTAQRLKQGISWSPEEIEEARRKMFNTVFQGGAPQKQASAQRHVNHIVTHHTVTAHPAQSGPMGPNYQMAKVPYGSLKGRPTGIMVTQANMSTNPQVTRVSYSTPVIPPKFPSVVRTTQVLTKSIQPTIEPDKSNGLGLDMAGSSGCVSSTSSSRSSSSSSSCSSSSSISSYSSSSNGGETVTRRPVHNSSPTNSINSIATCSTNISNNDEHCIANNNGKPNVKSNSIPIGLEGSNHNKSKVIINNSNTSKSDITCNNHNNSAISPQEQSQATKADDDRNNYIHKTNNSSISDCPSTTCNDNVPNLNHASKSPNESTSTTVITKSSSSNSSILDEGKCNKDFPIKGMSILQQLIKEEDPIVGDQNSPEMKVDPIKINLKRLKMTEPETRSGSEMVPSELKPEMAEVPTSQPSFSPPWGKKTTQQVHILRQVFSSTRWPSSQQYEELSVRTGLPKSEVVRWFSDSRYSHKNGHLQWLESYQRLPADSEEVKVHGDTEAEALKDPLMAQRKPLEQDMNKQPEGEAGLNSEQRVVWQDSYSPLLGPVGSEETGERGKAEESVQPGALQDPWSERVDDQQQPMTSQSFMEQQTEANQAR comes from the coding sequence ATGGCCAGCAAGAGGAAATCCACTGTACCATGCATGATACCATCCAAATCCAAACATGTGCGTGAGGAAATTATACTGGGCTGTCTACCAGAACTCCTACCAACCATCCCGGAGGACAGCATACTCAGTATCTCTGGAGAAGACTCTGGCCATTTCTCCCAAAACTCCTCCAAATCAGAGGGTGGCAATGAGAAGCAGAAAGGGGGCACATACAGCTGTGCCACCTGCCATTTTGAGTCCAGAGACCTGAACTACTTTTTGGATCACATGCACAACTGCCACTTAGACTTCAGGGCCCAGCCCACCTTTTACTGCCTGAACTGTGGGGTGTCAGTCGTCCGCTTTGAGGCCCTGGCTCTGCATAATGCTAAAGCCCATCCTGGCATCATGGAGGGCTTGATCACTGCCTCCCTACATGTCAACAAGAGGGATGGGTTGACCACTGTGGAGCAAAGTCTCTTCACAGACAGTGGAGAGGACTACACAGAATCTGGGATCTCCCTCACTAAAACACCAATCGCAAAGATGATGAAAGCCAAGGGGGAGCACAAAAAAATAGTGGTTTCCCACACTGTAGAGGTACGGAGGATAGACACTGGAAAGGATGTAGACCCCAGCATGCTGACAAATGTGCCTGAACTCCAAAACGGGGCTCTCAGTGTTTCTGGTGCCCCAGCTATGCCGAGGACCACTGTCTCTCACATGATTACGACGACAGTGTCCAATCAAGTCTTTCACCAGCACACTCCCTCCCTTtactcctccccctcctctgatTCCAATAAGGACCTTCCAAAGGTGATGATCCCCCTTAGCAGCATCCCCACCTATGATGCCGCCATGGACACCAGCAGCTTTCTCAAGACTTCCTTTGGCAAGTTCCCCTACCCTACCAAAGCCGAACTCTGCTATCTAACAGTGGTATCTGAGTTCCCTGAAGAGCAGATCAAACTGTGGTTTACTGCCCAGAGGCTCAAGCAGGGCATAAGCTGGTCTCCCGAGGAGATTGAAGAGGCCAGGAGGAAGATGTTTAACACCGTCTTCCAGGGTGGAGCACCCCAAAAACAGGCCTCTGCACAAAGGCACGTCAATCATATTGTAACCCACCACACTGTCACTGCCCATCCTGCCCAATCAGGCCCAATGGGACCAAATTACCAGATGGCCAAAGTTCCCTATGGCAGTTTGAAAGGTAGGCCTACTGGGATTATGGTCACACAGGCTAACATGTCAACCAACCCCCAGGTCACTAGGGTCTCATATTCTACCCCGGTAATCCCTCCAAAGTTTCCATCTGTAGTCAGAACAACACAGGTACTGACCAAGAGTATTCAACCCACCATTGAGCCAGACAAGAGCAATGGCCTCGGCCTCGACATGGCTGGAAGCAGTGGTTGTGTCAGTAGCACCAGCAGCAGTCgaagcagcagtagcagcagtagttgcagtagtagcagcagcatcagcagttATTCCAGTAGTAGTAATGGTGGTGAAACTGTCACCCGGAGACCTGTGCATAACAGCAGCCCAACCAACAGCATCAACAGCATTGCCACTTGCTCTACCAACATTAGCAATAATGATGAGCACTGCATTGCTAACAACAATGGCAAACCAAATGTCAAAAGCAACAGTATACCGATAGGACTGGAGGGTTCCAACCATAACAAGAGTAAAGTGATCATCAATAACTCCAACACCAGCAAATCCGACATCACCTGTAACAATCATAACAACAGCGCCATCAGTCCACAAGAGCAATCCCAGGCCACAAAGGCCGATGACGATCGCAACAACTATATTCACAAAACCAACAACAGCAGTATTAGCGACTGCCCCAGCACTACATGTAACGACAATGTCCCTAACCTGAATCATGCCAGCAAATCTCCAAATGAAAGCACCAGCACCACTGTCATtaccaaaagcagcagcagcaactcaTCCATTTTGGATGAGGGTAAATGCAACAAGGACTTTCCCATAAAAGGCATGTCAATCTTACAGCAACTCATTAAGGAAGAGGACCCCATTGTGGGCGACCAAAACAGTCCAGAGATGAAAGTTGACCCCATCAAGATCAACCTGAAAAGGCTGAAGATGACCGAACCAGAGACAAGGTCCGGCTCTGAGATGGTTCCTTCAGAGCTTAAGCCAGAGATGGCGGAGGTGCCTACTTCTCAGCCATCCTTCTCACCCCCCTGGGGCAAGAAGACCACCCAGCAGGTGCACATCCTCCGGCAGGTCTTCTCCAGCACCCGCTGGCCCAGCAGCCAGCAGTACGAGGAGTTGAGTGTCCGCACAGGCCTGCCCAAGTCAGAGGTGGTGCGCTGGTTCAGTGACAGCCGTTACAGCCACAAGAATGGACACCTTCAGTGGCTGGAGAGCTATCAGCGTCTGCCTGCGGATTCAGAGGAAGTGAAGGTTCATGGAGACACTGAAGCTGAGGCACTGAAGGACCCTCTGATGGCTCAGAGGAAACCCTTGGAGCAAGACATGAACAAGCAGCCTGAGGGAGAAGCAGGACTGAACTCAGAACAGCGTGTTGTATGGCAGGATTCATACTCGCCGCTACTTGGTCCAGTGGGGTCAGAGGAGACCGGAGAGCGAGGGAAAGCTGAGGAGTCAGTGCAACCGGGAGCTTTGCAGGATCCCTGGTCAGAGAGAGTGGACGACCAACAGCAGCCAATGACCAGTCAGTCCTTCATGGAGCAACAGACTGAGGCCAATCAGGCCAGGTAA
- the fam83d gene encoding protein FAM83D, which yields MALSQSLGDSPWKWGSKKPGTGADLNLQEVYNEKHRLALEELLSGGIDNFLDFLKKERIPNFLSDDEIRRIRAGAVLPRCVSVEHMLEQSVSSSVDCSSVTYFPEASDVEPPVLEIGWPAFTSGSYRGVTRAVAHFQPSYGECIYSCKEAARRMIKSAKEVIAIVTDSLTDLDIFKDLQEACTRRKVPVYILLDQSCAPAFLKMCGNISVRLDDLRQMRVRTITGTTYYMRSGARVTGKVHERFMLIDGNRVATGSYRFNWTDGKLNSSNLIELSGQIAENFDEEFRILYAQSMPINTRCAASDHNSALHPVSSSPHMTKERLLESVCLTSTPSRKPQIPAVQPPCEPPTGDTAGNSSPASNSSTIGEDWMEQQHIHEEILAGSATQCLSADAPAVVELVTTATLSCHVSTQTSWPTADSGAQADLETVSHHPSLITSVSTAEDATSSSQGEAASPSSGSCSAAPERSSPHHTVDRGHAIRHGSAAPDRNLRDSFHKLTKERHCHYSTIRTKLEHMVTMLSQRQELADISNMTVGPGAHTRHKAQRECGQRPNPRLLDDSVGMGTWPRARCVH from the exons ATGGCCCTGTCCCAGAGCTTAGGCGACTCTCCTTGGAAGTGGGGTTCAAAAAAGCCCGGCACCGGGGCCGACCTGAACCTGCAGGAAGTGTACAACGAGAAGCACCGGCTGGccctggaggagctgctctcCGGAGGGATCGACAACTTTTTGGACTTCCTCAAGAAAGAGAGGATCCCAAACTTTCTGTCCGACGATGAGATCCGACGGATCCGGGCTGGCGCGGTGCTCCCCCGGTGTGTGTCGGTGGAGCACATGCTGGAGCAGTCGGTCAGCAGCTCCGTCGACTGCTCCTCCGTCACTTATTTCCCCGAGGCTTCGGACGTGGAGCCCCCGGTGCTGGAGATCGGCTGGCCCGCCTTCACCTCCGGCTCGTACCGGGGAGTCACCCGGGCCGTCGCACACTTCCAGCCCAGCTACGGTGAATGCATTTACAGCTGCAAAGAGGCTGCGAGGCGCATGATTAAAAGTGCCAAAGAG GTGATTGCCATAGTTACAGACTCTCTTACAGACCTGGATATCTTTAAGGATCTTCAGGAGGCGTGCACGCGCCGCAAAGTCCCCGTTTACATCCTCCTTGACCAATCATGTGCTCCTGCTTTCCTCAAGATGTGCGGCAATATCAGTGTTCGGTTGGATGACCTTCGG CAAATGAGAGTCCGAACGATAACAGGCACCACTTATTACATGAGGTCCGGAGCGAGGGTTACCGGGAAAGTTCACGAGCGGTTCATGCTGATCGATGGAAACAGAGTGGCTACAGGCTCCTACAG GTTCAACTGGACCGATGGCAAACTGAACAGCAGCAACCTGATTGAGCTTTCAGGCCAAATCGCGGAGAACTTTGACGAGGAGTTCCGCATCCTCTATGCCCAGTCTATGCCTATCAATACTCGATGTGCTGCAAGTGACCATAACAGCGCTCTACATCCAGTGTCCTCCTCCCCTCATATGACCAAAGAGAGGCTGTTggagtctgtgtgtctgaccagCACTCCCAGCCGCAAACCCCAGATCCCAGCGGTGCAGCCCCCCTGTGAGCCCCCGACCGGGGACACGGCCGGTAACAGCAGCCCCGCATCCAACTCCTCCACCATAGGCGAGGATTggatggagcagcagcacataCACGAGGAGATCTTGGCTGGTAGTGCCACCCAGTGTCTCTCTGCAGATGCCCCAGCAGTGGTAGAGCTGGTGACGACCGCGACCCTGTCCTGCCACGTCTCAACTCAGACTAGCTGGCCCACAGCAGACAGTGGCGCCCAGGCCGACCTAGAAACGGTCTCTCACCACCCCAGCCTTATCACATCCGTCTCTACTGCTGAGGATGCAACAAGCAGCAGCCAGGGCGAAGCCGCTTCTCCCTCTTCTGGTTCTTGTTCTGCAGCCCCCGAGCGGAGCTCCCCGCACCACACGGTGGACCGCGGGCACGCCATCCGCCACGGTTCAGCAGCTCCGGACAGAAACCTGAGGGACTCCTTCCACAAGTTGACCAAAGAGCGCCACTGCCACTATTCCACGATTCGCACCAAGCTAGAGCACATGGTCACCATGCTGTCCCAAAGACAGGAGCTGGCGGACATCAGCAACATGACTGTGGGACCTGGCGCTCACACGAGACACAAGGCACAGAGAGAGTGTGGGCAGAGGCCAAACCCCAGGCTGCTTGATGACAGTGTGGGCATGGGAACATGGCCAAGAGCCAGATGTGTACACTAG